One genomic window of Coffea eugenioides isolate CCC68of chromosome 1, Ceug_1.0, whole genome shotgun sequence includes the following:
- the LOC113759259 gene encoding rho GTPase-activating protein 5-like: MTEVLHSSSSSSSPSISTPTDNGTLFQSFLRRREEEEEEIIARITGSEGESEEEGGEVKEKENKETRDHQLSLLAFLVTLIRKSFWMACKTTTGGGGREELGNRGGGAAGGMEIGWPTNVRHVAHVTFDRFNGFLGLPVEFEPEVPRRAPSASATVFGVSTESMQLSFDSRGNSIPTILLLMQGRLYAQGGLQAEGIFRINAENSQEEYVRDQLNGGTVPEGIDVHCLAGLIKAWFRELPSGVLDPISPEQIMQCQTMEDCAALVRLLPSSEAALLDWAINLMADVVQLEHLNKMNSRNIAMVFAPNMTQMADPLTALMYAVQVMNFLKTLIEKTLRDREDSVVEQASMFHREPYDENGHQSPEVCVEDATESNEEPEPLFVAGEPEPDSASECQQVDNISVEEYVSSSTSPEECSDESVSSGTPIGPYTATNLASGPRNDIKESIPESRTGQSSDSIQMNCTKRTEEQHMVALAIGVQNKSKGISNLSRINSLTERIEAWR, from the exons ATGACAGAGGTACTCCACTCGtcttcctcctcttcttctccttcAATTTCCACCCCAACCGACAATGGGACATTGTTTCAGTCTTTTCTgagaagaagagaagaagaggaagaagaaattaTTGCTAGAATTACCGGTAGTGAGGGGGAAAGTGAAGAAGAAGGAGGAGaagtgaaagaaaaagagaacaaGGAGACAAGGGATCATCAGCTGTCTTTACTAGCTTTTCTGGTGACATTGATTAGGAAAAGTTTTTGGATGGCTTGCAAGACTACTACTGGCGGTGGTGGAAGAGAAGAGCTTGGTAATAGAGGCGGAGGTGCTGCAGGAGGGATGGAGATTGGGTGGCCTACTAATGTCCGCCATGTTGCACATGTCACCTTTGATAGGTTTAATGGCTTCTTGGGTTTGCCTGTTGAGTTTGAGCCTGAAGTCCCCAGAAGGGCTCCTAGTGCTAG TGCCACTGTTTTTGGAGTTTCCACAGAATCCATGCAGTTATCATTTGACTCCAGAGGGAACAGTATTCCAACAATCCTTTTACTTATGCAAGGACGTTTGTATGCTCAAGGTGGCCTACAG GCAGAAGGCATTTTCAGaataaatgcagaaaatagCCAGGAAGAGTATGTGAGGGACCAACTAAACGGGGGAACTGTTCCGGAAGGCATTGATGTTCACTGTTTGGCTGGCCTAATCAAG GCTTGGTTCAGAGAACTCCCTAGCGGTGTATTAGACCCTATTTCACCTGAACAGATTATGCAATGCCAAACAATGGAGGATTGTGCAGCACTGGTGAGGCTTCTACCCTCATCTGAAgctgctctactggattgggcAATCAACTTGATGGCAGATGTCGTTCAATTGGAACATctaaacaagatgaactcacgCAACATTGCCATGGTATTTGCGCCCAATATGACGCAG ATGGCTGATCCATTGACTGCATTAATGTATGCAGTCCAAGTAATGAATTTCCTCAAGACTCTTATTGAGAAGACCTTAAGAGACAGAGAAGATTCGGTTGTAGAACAAGCTTCCATGTTCCACCGTGAACCCTATGATGAGAATGGACATCAGAGTCCAGAGGTTTGTGTGGAGGATGCTACTGAGTCAAATGAAGAGCCCGAACCTTTGTTTGTGGCTGGAGAACCTGAGCCAGATAGTGCTTCTGAGTGTCAGCAAGTAGATAACATTAGCGTTGAGGAGTATGTCAGTTCTTCAACTTCTCCTGAAGAATGTTCTGATGAAAGTGTGTCTAGTGGAACTCCCATTGGTCCCTATACAGCAACCAATCTAGCAAGTGGTCCAAGGAATGACATCAAAGAGAGCATCCCAGAAAGCAGAACTGGCCAGTCCAGTGATTCCATTCAGATGAACTGTACTAAGAGAACAGAGGAGCAGCATATGGTGGCTCTAGCTATTGGAGTTCAGAATAAGAGCAAAGGAATCAGCAATTTGAGCCGTATAAACTCCCTGACAGAGAGAATTGAAGCCTGGCGTTAA
- the LOC113781526 gene encoding uncharacterized protein At2g27730, mitochondrial encodes MASRMAMRYVSRRFSSSGKVLSEEEKAAENVYIKKIEQEKLEKLARKGPKAEETATGSGGSGSVADAKPSAQSSSTPGVSTDKYRNYAVVAGAVTLLGAGGWYLLSKDKKAEEVHD; translated from the exons ATGGCGAGTAGGATGGCAATGAGATATGTTTCTCGCAGGTTCTCTAGCAGTGGCAAAGTTCTCAGTGAGGAGGAAAAAGCTGCAGAAAATGTCTACATCAAG AAAATTGAGCAAGAGAAGTTGGAGAAGCTTGCACGCAAG GGACCAAAAGCAGAAGAGACAGCAACAGGCTCAGGGGGTTCAGGATCTGTTGCTGATGCTAAACCTAGTGCTCAGAGCTCCTCAACACCTGGTGTGTCAACTGACAAGTATAGAAACTATGCAGTTGTTGCTGGAGCGGTGACTCTTCTTGGTGCTGGGGGTTGGTACTTGTTGTCAAAAGACAAGAAAGCAGAAGAAGTGCATGACTAA